The nucleotide window TAGATATTTTTACCCATGCTAacctcatagagctgctaagcacaacaatttgcttagcatgaaatttttgccttattAAAAACAGCATCACCAACCAAATgttcatgtgattttcaggataagcaaacaacagctgaatacaagcaatatgcaacaaatggacatttggttagttatcctgtttttaacaaggcagaaatttcatgctaagcaattttgtgtgcttagcagctttactTTTCCATTATTTCCAGACACTGTCCGCGTCAGAAGGGGAAACAAATCCTGACACATTgatcaaaaatttgactttaaAATCTAAAGTTGACAGTAGGACAAAGAtcaaatttttgagaaaatttagAGAGATATTGCTAAGCACAAGGGAATGTTTGTCAGCAGAATCTTGCCTGGGTTcggcaatagaccttatgcgcATGACTTAATTTGAGTgggggcgccctcacctagatagaggtcaaaaggaggttgttcattggccaatctgaTGCCAGCACGTACAAATTTGAgtgtttcttttgtttcatcATTGGTTTACCTCTAAAATTTTAACAAGGAGGCTTGATGTTGTAAATGCATGAAGGTTTATTTGAGTAACGAACGTTCCGCAGGAATACAGGTTAGACGTAAAACAAATATGTGGCTACAAAAATTTAACTAAATGCTACCATAAATTTCAGGTTAACAGAAAACCTTAGACCGGGAAACAAGTTGTTTTTACCACCTGGCCTGATATTGAAGATAGTAATTCTACAGTAAGCTGACCTCTCAGCAacttgttaaaatgttttgccATCAGCTGGTTTACCGCGGCCTTCACTCATTACCTCCAGTTGTTTTTGCCATCATAATTCTTTCCTGGTACTCTGCTGGAGATGCTGTCAAGGTCTATTGGAGTCAATTTTCTACCAGCTGAGGTGTCTCACTTTTTTCTACCAGCTGGGGTGTCTCACTTATCCTGTATTTAGATAATGCATGGACAATTATTTGTGGAACAAAATATTCATGTGTTGACTTTTTTCTGGAAATGATAATTTTTGTGGTTGTTCACTTTTATATCTGAACGTAAACACGTCAGCacaaaatttgtatattttgctaATTTGAAACCAAAGTGCAATAGTTAACTCTTTAATTTTGAGTTAGCTATTTATAGGATCGTTGTATGAAAGATTGTGTTCGTGTTATTCCTATTTAGTCAACTTGGGTTTCAGCGCTATTGTGCATAATGTCTTTGTAGAAATGCATCAATGGAAggcagggggtgggggggggatgCTGATTTTTGTGTCcttctcatacatgtacaagattTACATTCACAAACCAAGATGTTCAATATCCAGAGGGATGGATTACATGGCTGTTCAATATCCAGAGGGATGGATTACATGGCTGTTCAATGTCCAGAGGGATGGATTACATGGCTGTTCAATATCCAGAGGGATGGATTACATGGCTGTTCAATATCCAGAGGGATGGATTACATGGCTGTTCAATGTCCACAGGgttttacctacatgtacatgtgcctaGTCTTTGTACGAGACGTTAGTCGCAATGTTATTGCAGAGTCCTGCGACTTCATACGTACATACCGATAGGGTAGTCAGGTTCTGGGACAGTCGGAtttgctcagtggtttctgtctacctgcctttcacctctgtggttTGAGGTTCGAATCCCTGAATTGAGCCTTGCATATTGGATTGGGTTTTTGGTCCCTCCCAGGCATACAGCTAGTctttaatagacccttcccatgaaatatgttaattgcacatagcgcatgcgcactaacatttaggttggcaaaatgagggaacatcgcgctgttttgtacacggctaatggctgcgtgacgcagacgcaattgcgcctctgcttagtgcacaactctatggcgtttgccgaccaatagggtctgtacgcatgcgtgaatgtaattagcatatttcatgagtAGGGTCCATTGGGttgttgttggttcaaatcccacactAGTAATTTTGTCTTTTGTAAAACCCAAAACCGTTAAAATtaaacccagtcagttttcccttcttgtttattaataataattatatgagACATTTTTGTAGCGTATAATGAAGGACCCTTTAGATCCGCAACACAAAACGTAAAACGATAAAATGTATGAAGCAAAATGTTACCAAAATGTAAATTCAAACAAGTGAGTCTTAAAAAAGTCCCTTGAAAATCAAAACCGAGTCAGCTTGGCAAATGTATACCGTTAAGTCATCACACTACATGCACTTACCTTTTAACCCCCCACAGTAAAAACAAGTCttgatttgttataaaatacagtTTGTTTCTTGCACAAGGGAGAGAGACAGTGCGCAAACATATCTTGGCGCCATGGGTTTGGCGATATTTTTTAGTGAGATAATGTATGACATAGTGAAGTTTCAAAAGTGCCCGTTCCACAAAGGCTTTTTTTAGAGGTTGATCCATTTTGTAGTCGTAGGACTGTATTTGCACATTGAGCGTGTACAGAACTTGTGTCCCTGTTATAGGGTTGCCTTTCTCTACGTATGGACGCATTTATAACTTATTATAAGGCCAATTTGTACTacaatggtttaaaggcactgtacacgtttggtaattgtcaaagaccactgttctcaccagggcccagtttcatagcgctgcctaacggtaagcaaatttgtgtgctaactgtagcagaaaaattcgctaaagccttagcgtatttcacaggttagcagaaaaattgggcggccatattgtgtgtttaccgtggatttgcattgtgacgtcatttattttcgtgcggtaaggggtaagcaccggaaggttagcatgccttttcatatgcttatggttagcagcgctaggaaatggaaatcgcacagtaaacacaaaatcggccgctaagcagcgctatgaaatttggccctggtgtgTCCcataataagcataaaataacaagcctgtgaaaatttgggctcaattggtcatcaagttgcgagaaaattatgaaagaaaaaacacccttgttggatgaatttgtgtgctttcagataggaataaaagatttctaaaTAGAAGTCTggtaattattttagtgaaaaatgaactctttctcaataactacgttatttcagagggagtcgttccgACAATGTTTTTTCGTTTATATTACATGTATGGCTGATTTCCTGATCCAGTACAGCTTGTTCAATATCTGTCAGGATTGTACAGATGGTTGCCGTGGAAACACTTGCGTTATTGATTCTGTTTTTGATGTGTTGCTCTCTAGCTCGAAGGAGGCGTTTCCTATTTAcaacttgttgttgttttgaaagGTTTTTTATTCTGTCGTTGCGAAGTAATGAAGGGAGTTAAGCAGTACTACACTTCTTTATTTAAAATCCTTGAATTTTGTGGGCTTGGGGAAGACATACACTGTCCCGTGGGGAGTGAAGATGATTGTGCGACATCTTCAATTAATATTTGAGCTGGCTGGTCATTTCAAAAACATCCAGAGAAAAAACTTGCATTCTACTCAATAAGAGATATTCCAGCCCAGTCTTGATTCTTAGCGTAagttttcatctttgagagagcaaggccattttcattttgtaaagggcactttaaTCTTGAAGTCTATGATGAGAAACATTTGCACCAAGGCCAACCTTAATTTTAGgcttgaataaataaatagtaaacttacgggtctaaccatgtattaaatcccctttttgagaagtgttggctctgagaagagccgttgcagtgtggtcttgacgtttcaaacagtatactctgctcgtcttcaggagagtcAAATTACTGAGCATCGCACCTTGTAAAAGATTAAGAAGAGTCCAAtttaacaagttttattttcttttgttttttttgctacaGTGCGGGACCGAAAGGTGATAATATTTATGAATGGAGATCATCAATCCTCGGCCCGAGGGGTTCGGTCTACGAAAAAGGCGTCTTCTTCCTGGATATAAACTTTTCCCCGGAATACCCGTTCAAACCACCAAAGGTACGTAAGCCACTAGgacccgatttcatagagctgccagaAAACGCTgcttgtctgctaagcagaaataagcagggtACCAGCCACAAGTTGCACATTATGACattgtattttagctggtaagcTTATTCTGCTTAGCcaccttttgtgcttaagcagctctatgaaacttgcCCCACGGCTCGCCCTTAACACTAGTGCCCTGGGTTTAATAATGTCTAGTAAAAACGGCTATTGTGTTAGGGGCTAGTGAACGCCACTTCTCATCTTGCCTTTTGGGCAACTAAAAACTGCCATTTGTATCTGTTGTTTAAAATGTCTGTACTTCTCCCTATTCAGATGTGAataatgaatttttaaaatgtgtaaaattaGTTTTGAGTGTGTACTTGTATTGTCATTTGACACTTTAACTGGTCGGGTCAATGCCAAATACATCAGAAAGATTCAAGTATCACAAATTTGTGATATTATGTGTTTAAACTGGCTTTTTAAAACCAGTTACTTGTTCAAATTGCTCGTATGTATTCCTTTTCTAGATGTGCTTAATGAAacttaaaaatgtgtttaatttaTGAGTGTTTCAATATCCTTCTGTTATTCATTTGATCATTGAACTGGTTGTGATCATTTCCATTTATTCATCAGAAATATTCATTTGTGATATTGCGTGTTTGAATtgtcttttaaataaaaatgtacttgatTAATATGCTCaggcttcttctttttctttttttcagatgtgcatatttaattgttataAATGTGTTAATTTATTATGAGTGCGTGAATGTAACTTCTTTTGACCATTTagcttgatttgatttgatttgattcacCGCTTCTTTTGGTGAACAAATGGTTCCtgtttttacacattttgaattgtttactGCCTTTTTTTATATTCCAATGTATCTTTCTTTTTCAGGTTAATGATTTCTAGGTGTGCATGTTGTTTGTGATTATGTGAAACAGACtgtaaaattttcacatgttgcaAATTGATTATTGTCGTAGTGCCGTTCACATTTATTATGATATTCttgattgtttttcttgttaaggttaatattttcaaagttttcattgtgttcatatttgttgttgtgtatAAGACTTCCACAGTAGATTGCCAAATTAATTGATTAAGGATAGTAATTTGACAGCAGATAGCACTAGTAACTATAGTTAGTACGTTACAGGTCTAGTACTTTGTAGAGGCAACTGTCAACATGACCCCTGGCCATTGCCGTAGTGCCCTTTGTAGAATTCATATCGTTGAGGTGCCCTTTGCTAAAGAAAACACCCAGCCCGTACTAACTGTCATTTGAATCGTCTGGTCAATCACTACGTTCTGTTTACATTTGTCTTTAGGTAAGGTTTAGTATACTGTAGGCCTAGTACTTTGTAGAGACCACTGCCCTAATGCCCCTAaccattgccttagtgccctttgTAGACTTTGTCTCGTTGAGGTGCCCCAGTACTTGCCCTGTACTAAAGAAAACCTTGCTCCAGCCTATGTTTTAGTATACTGTAGGCCTAGTACTTTGTAGATGCTAATGCCCCAGGCCATTTGCCTTAGGGCCCTTTGTAGAACTTGCCTCGTTGAGGTGCCCCAGTACTTGCCCTGTATTAAAGAAAACCTTTCTCCAGCCTATACTATTTGGTGAATCTCTACCTTCTATTTACATTTGTCTCATAGGTAAGGTTCCGCACACGCATCTACCATTGCAATATAAACAGCCAGGGTATTATATGCCTAGACATACTCAAGGACAACTGGAGTCCTGCGTTGACCATCTCCAAAGTTCTGCTTTCCATTTGTGCATTACTCTCAGACTGCAATCCCGGTgagttttgtttggttttatttcatttattagttttggtttataatgatggctctgcttactgctgagttctgcgcttacaatcaccattctcctcTTACTGtcatttctgcgctagctgtgcaAGCGAAGAGTGCTTAGTAAGGTTGAGTTCACACCTTCACTGGCAAACATtgcttgctaacctgtgaaatacgcttgctgtaagcgcATAATTCGATGCTTCCGTataagcgccaattctttgcttagggtaggcagagccatgaaattgggtcttgttgtgaagtcaaggactctcagaacaagcaaacttaatcactgtactagccaagaacgcAATCAAGACAATGAATCTTGTGTTTTAGttatgggaggaaaacctcaaGGAATTATTCCAGGCAAAACTCAGGCAGCTCTGCAAAAACAGTTGGGCAAAAAACACTTATGACGTCAGTTAAAAACTAACAACCATTCCTTGCTTTTTGTCTCTCACCCTCTCCCTGCAGCTGACCCCCTCGTTGGTAATATAGCAACTCAGTTTCTCCACAGTCGCGAGGACCACGACCGGGCAGCCAGGCAATGGACCGAACGTTACGCAACATGATGCAAGGAACCACCGCAACCGGTGGCTGCTTCGTTATCTTCGTTTAGTTTATTTCTCACtcattgttattatcattttttgtcccacacttttttattgttattatatttttttgtacagcATGTTCTCCCGCTTCGCATTTTTCTGTATATTAGAGACCTGTGTTTCGAGTCAAGGCTCCAGACTTACTCCAATAACTGTGGGCGGGGTAGAGGGGAGGTTAGACCTTAGGGTTGGGTCAGATCTTCCATCATTGGGAGGTTTAGGTGTGGCGAGGGGTTGAACCGAGAGGAAGTTGCCTCCTTCCCCAAAACATCCCCAAATTTACACCTATGGTTGGCCATGTTTACCCTCTTACCACAATGTCTGGAAACGAGGGCTTTGTTTCAACCTATGAATTTGAAAGGCCTTGGTTAATACTCCAATCATACCTAACATTGTCAAACTGAAGGGCTTTTGtttggtgtccccccccccccccctttccctgTCAACCCTTAccatggtccaatttcatagagctgtttaaacatgaatgtagctaagcacatcaaatATACGTAACAGATTTCAGTTTCCAGCCATATCAATGCTCagtatcatggctctgcttaccacaaatTTATGGTAAGCTGAGCCATTAAATTTGGCTCTGGTCTTATCTACCATTTGTTACTGGTATCGCGCAatttttgtttgctaagcaagaatttgttaagcaatgttgatttgcttaagcagctctatgaaactggttGCCTGCTTATCATTCCGCGTCCATGTGATTTAAAGTAGGAATAACGATTATAAATGGCAGGGTACCAATTAAATCACAGCAGTAGCTTCCAATCATACTTATGAGGGATCTATTtggattgccctttcaaaaaaggtCTGTACTCTCTTTATATTTGGCTTTCACTGCAGCTACACAAGTGTAGGTGgtatggttggcttgtgcgtaaagcgctcgcctcccaccaaggtgaccccggttcgaatcccggccatggccatatgtgagttgagttgtgcgttggttctctgctgtgccacgaaggttttccagaccatcctattttcctccctcgggggaaaaatcaaacactttcgatcttggctgtgctccgtggtcacaatgggttgatgtggctggcagccaaaggcgcccttgcatgcctgcttttcgaacatgttgtagccacgtccttcgcaattcagctcttagctgcgagtaaggatgattagcttccaaaattattataattatttggcTTTCACCATCAGCTACTCAAGTGAAGAAGCCGTAGCCACAAGTAACCAAGAGGTTAAAACGTTTTCCCGCCTAAAATATCCAACGCTTTGGTGGATGATTTTAAGTGCTATAAAAGGTACACTCCGCTGAGATTCATATTTTTGTTGgtgtacatgtttgttgttCATTCTGCAAGATAAAATCTCTTTCTTGTGCCGTTTTTCTTTGTTGGGCCA belongs to Asterias rubens chromosome 6, eAstRub1.3, whole genome shotgun sequence and includes:
- the LOC117291418 gene encoding ubiquitin-conjugating enzyme E2 E1-like, with product MRLLAADFSTFNCDCSHESSSLLGPAVLSRTSPMSGDSTSEKGNRTFDNKSCSTLHVLLCKLAGPKGDNIYEWRSSILGPRGSVYEKGVFFLDINFSPEYPFKPPKVRFRTRIYHCNINSQGIICLDILKDNWSPALTISKVLLSICALLSDCNPADPLVGNIATQFLHSREDHDRAARQWTERYAT